In the genome of Planococcus donghaensis, the window TCAGCATTCGCTGTGCAAGGCGCCATCTATGCCGTCGAACTAGAATTGCCATTGTTTGCGGTTATTGTAGCTGCAGTATTGACAGGTTCAGGTGGCGGGATTATACGCGATATGTTAGCTGGCAGAAAGCCACTTGTGTTAAAATCTGAAATTTATGCTGTGTGGGCAGCTTTGGCAGGCTTGTTTATAAGCTTCGATTCAGCCAACACTGACTTAATGCTGTATTCATTGTTTGTGTTCATCACAATTTTACGTATTTTATCATATACGTTTAAATGGAGATTGCCCGCTCGTAAAATTCATATGACTTAAGATAACGGGCCACTCGGCAATATATCCGAGTGACCCGTTTAAATTTTCTTTATGCGATTGTTTCACCATTCCAAGCTAGCATGCCACCTTCGACGTTAGTTGCGTCGATATTATTGGTTTCTAGAATCCCGCCAGCCATTTCACTACGGCGACCTGAACGACAAATCATATAATACTCTTTTTGCGCATCTAATTCTCCAACACGTTCTTCCATTTCACCAAGGGGAATGTGTTTTGCCCCAGGAATCATTCCTGTCGCCACTTCATCATCTTCACGAACGTCAATGATGTTCAAATCTTCGCCCGACTCTACGCGTTTTTGCAATTCATCTGTTGTAATAGTTTTCATCAATACCCCTCCTGAATTTAAATCTTACTCACACAAAAATCCTATACCCCAAAAAGCAAGCTGTCAATCAGAAAAGCGCAGGTACCCATGTAGCTCTGACGGGCATAACCTAAAAAAAACCGAACTGCCTAAACAGTTCGGAACCTTGTTATTCTTCGTGTTCAATGGCGACAGCTTTTGCTGGAGAGAACGTCGAAATAGCATGTTTGTAGATTAGTTGTTGTTTACCATCTGTTTCCACCAACACCGTAAAATTATCATAAGATTTAATGATTCCTTTTAGTTGGAAGCCATTAAGTAAAAAAACGGTAACATAAATATTATTTTTACGAAGCTGATTTAAATAGACATCCTGAATATTAATCGGTTTCATGTGAATCCCCCTATTTCTCTGTTGGCATGTCTTTTGCCGTAAGTTTATCAATTCGACAATCTCTATCATTTTCCTGCATAAAAGCGATTATTTCCTGGAGATTTTTTTCAGGCATTTCCAATGCATCAATCCAGAAAATCGGCAATTTGTTTTTAAAATACGTAAATTGTCTTTTCGCATATTTACGAGAGTTTTGTTTGAGTTTTTCCACCGCTAACTCTAGACTCCACTGGCCATCTAAATAATGATAGATTTCTTTATAACCAATTGCTTGGATAGACTGTACATCTCGAACCCCTCTTTGTCTTAACGCTTCCACTTCTTCGACCAATCCCCGATCCAACATCATGTCTACCCGTTGGTTAATGCGCTCATACAAGACACTTCTCGGAATATCTAGTCCAATAATGACTTCGTTATACATTGGGGACAAAGCTAAATTACGGTCTTCTTTTTGCTGATCGCTCATGAGTATTTCGATGGCTCGTAAAACACGGCGTGTATTATTCGGATGAATATCACTTTGCGAATCCAACTTCAGCAATTTTTCGTGCATCCATTCAGGTCCGAATTGCTCTAGTTCTTTATTTAGCCGGTCACGAAGCTCTTGATCTACGGCATCTTTTGAGAAACGATAATCAAATAATACCGCTTGAACGTAAAGCCCAGAGCCTCCTACTATAATCGGTAATTTGCCACGCGATTGAATTTCAGCAATTTTTTCGCGAACCAATTGTTGATATTCAGCAACCGAAAACCCTTCATCGGGTTCTTTAATATCGATTAAGTGATGAGGAATGCCATTCATCTCTTCAGGCAATATTTTTGCTGTGCCAATTGTCATATCCCGGTAAATCTGCATCGAATCTCCGTTAATGATTTCCCCGTTTAAGTGTTTTGCTAACTCTAGACTTAGCGCAGTCTTCCCAGACGCTGTTGGTCCAACTACGGCCAATACATCAATCATTACCGCACATCCAATCGCCAATTACACGATAGGTATCGTGACGCCCTAGCTCGTTCAGCAATTCATGCCGCGCACCTTCAACGAGATATACTTTGACTAAACTCACACCTGCATCACTAAATTGTTTGGCTGCTTCAAAAACACCTTTGCCATTATCGCCTACCGGGTCTACCGCTCCGCTAATTAGTAAAATCGGTAAATCTTTGCGTACATGAGCGACTTTTTCAGGATTGTTTACAGTTGTAATCCCTGAAAACAAATCCTGATAAAATTGATTGGTTGATTCAAATCCACACAGGGGATCTGCTTCGTATTTCGTAACCATTTCTTTGTCTCGACTTAGCCAAGCGTAAGCGGACTCTTCATGTTCGAATGGTTTATTGAAACTACCAAATGTTAATTTCCCTAGCGCTTCACTTTGTTCTTGCTTGCCATACATTTTTGCCGATGCAGCTGCTATAACTTTTCCAAGTTTTCCAGAAACACCTGGGTCTCCACCTGTTGCAGACAGAACAACACGGTGAACCGTATCACTATACAATTGAATATATCGACGGGTCACAAATGAACCCATGCTATGGCCGAATAATACAAGCGGCAGTTCTCCAGTTGCTAGCTGCACTTCTTGAATAACTGAATGCGCATCTTCTACTACTCGTTCAAAACCATTATAATCTGCAAAATAGCCTTGTATGCCGTTACGTTCGACAGTTTTCCCATGGCCACGCTGATCGTGTGCCGATACAATAAACCCGCGCGACGCCAAGTATTCCGCAAATTCTTTGTAACGTCCTATGTGTTCTGCCATGCCGTGAATAATGTGGACATGACCAATCGGGCTTGTTGGTTCGTAACATTCAACGTATAGTTCGTGACCATCAGAAACGCGCATATAGTTTTTCGTTACTTGCATTCTCTCCACCCTTTCTTCTATCCTTATACCCAAAAACCTGTTTTTCATGACAGCAAAAACTTAATTCATTACACGTTTGAACATTTTTTCCACGTCATAAGTTTTAAAATGGATAATAACTGGGCGACCGTGCGGACAAGTAAATGGCTGTTCAGCTTTTTTTAAATCCGCTAGCAACCGTTCCATTTCGTGTTTTCGCAAAAAATGATTTGCTTTGATCGATCGTTTACAGCTCATCATAATCGCTGCATCTTCACGCAACTTTTTCACATCAACTTTGCGTTCTGCCAAAACCTGTTCGATTAAATCTTCGATAACTTCTTGTTCAAAACCTTTCGGAAACCATGTTGGGTATTCACGGACGATAAACGATGTATCTCCGAATTCTTCTAGAAAAACACCACTGTCAGTTAGTACCGATAAATGATCTTTTAATCGCAAAGCTTCATCTCGACTATAGTGAAATGTTAATGGCAATAACAATGCTTGTCGTTCGTTACTATCAATATCTCCGACTTTTTCACGGAAGTATTCGTATTTGATGCGTTCTTGCGCGGCATGCTGGTCAATTAAATAAAAACCATCATTACTTTGCGCCACGATATACGTCCCATGAATTTGACCAACCACTTCAAGCTCTGGAAATTGAGGACTTTGTTCTTGTTGTTCTTCTTCGTATCCCTGAACAGGTGGTGGTTCTTCTACTGGTGAAAAATCCGGTTGTATACGTTCTTCTTGGGGTACAGCAATTTTCACTTGTTCCACGGGCTGTTCTGAGTATTCCTGAACAGGCACTTCTTTTGGTTCTTGAACCGTAAACGAGCTTTTCCACAAGTCCAATTGTTTGGTTGGTGCTTGTTTCACCGGTTTTGGTTTATCAATTACTGGCGCACGAACTACCGTGCTAATTGTTCCACGAAGTGTTTCATGAATCAGTTCCATTAATTCTTTTTCTTTACTTAAGCGAATTTGTTGCTTTGCTGGATGCACGTTGACATCTGTTAAATAAGGATCGCCTTCAATGTTCATGACCACTATCGGTTGTCTCTCCAGCGGCAAAAACGTGTGATACGCTTTATGAACTGTGTTGGCAATCGCATAATGTTTGACCCACCGTCCATTTACAAATAATGAAATGTAATTTTTGTTGGCCCTTGTAATTTCAGGTAGTGATGCATACCCCGATATTTTGTAGTCATGAGATAGACCTTCAAACGGAATCATTTTCTTAGCAATTGCCACTCCATATATATCTGCTAACACTCGTTTGATTTCTCCACTGCCTGAAGTTTGAAGAATGATTCTTCCGTCATGTACTAGTTTAAAAGCAATCCCCGGATAACTCAGGGCAAAGCGGTTTAATAAATCAATTGAATGACCCAATTCTGTTTGCAAGGTTTTCATATACTTTAAACGAGCAGGAGTATTGAAAAACAATTGATCGATTTTTATATCCGTACCTTTTCTAAGAGACCCTGCACGATGTTCTGTCAGACGACCGCCTTCCATTTGTACGAAAGTTCCACTTTCCCCGTTTGACGTATGCAAAGTTACTTTTGATACAGAAGCGATACTGGCTAATGCTTCACCACGAAATCCAAGCGTCCGAATTCGGAACAAATCGTGTTCGTTTGCAATTTTACTAGTCGCATGACGAGAAAATGACAATAATGCATCATCTGCGTCCATCCCTGCTCCATTATCAATTATTTGTATAGAAGTCAGCCCCGCCTCAATAAGCAATACTTCAATGGCCGTACTCCCTGCATCAATCGCGTTTTCTACTAATTCTTTTACGACAGAAGTCGGTCGTTCTACTACTTCCCCTGCTGCTATTTTGTTGGATAGAGGTTCGTCCATCAATCGAATGATGCCCATGCGCTCACTCCTTATTGGTTTAACTTCTCTTGTAAGTCATGAATCATTTGCAACGCTTGAAGCGGTGTCATTGCTGATACTTGTACATCTTTAATCGTTTGTAGGATTTCGTCCTTTTCTGTATCGGCTTCGTCAAAAAAGGACAATTGTTCAATTGTTTTTGGTTGTTGTTTTTTATCTTGCTCAAAAGTTTTTAATAACTCTCTTGCTCGCGCAAGTATTGGTTCAGGTAAATTGGCCAACTCTGCAACATGAATACCGTAACTTTTATCCGCAGGGCCTTTTTTTACTTTATGAAGAAACACGACTTTGCCCGACTGCTCCATTGCGGCTACATGAACATTGTGTAGTTTTTCAAGAGAATTTTCTAACGTTGTTAATTCGTGATAATGGGTAGAAAACAGTGTATTGGCCCCAATTTCACGATGAATGTATTCAATCATTGATTGAGCTAGCGCCATTCCGTCATATGTCGATGTACCACGGCCAATTTCATCAAACAGCAATAAGCTGTTTTTTGTCGCGTGCGTAATGGCATATTGTGATTCAAGCATTTCCACCATGAATGTACTTTGGCCAGAAACTAAGTCATCTGCTGCACCAATACGCGTGAAAATTTGATCGACTATCGGTAAATTCGCAGATTCAGCAGGTACATAACTCCCGATTTGAGCCAGTACAATTGTCAATGCAACTTGTCGCATATACGTACTTTTACCGGACATGTTGGGTCCAGTAATTAGTAACATGTTTTGATTTTCTGCAAGGACGCAGTCGTTCGGAACATAATGCTGTTTGTTGAGCATTTTCTCAACTACTGGGTGACGTCCTTCGATAATGGATATTTCATTTGAATCATTGAAATCCGGTTTTACAAAACGGTATTTTTCCGCCACATTAGCAAAGCTTAAAAAGACGTCTAATCCACTTAGAGAAGAAGCTAAGCGTTGAATGCGGGAAATATATTGTTTGACTTCGTCTCGAATCGCTACAAATAACTCATATTCGAGTGCCAAACTTTCTTCTTCTGCCGTTAAAATCAAAGCTTCTTTTTCTTTTAGTTCAGGAGTGGTATAACGTTCAGCGTTCGCTAATGTTTGCTTTCGATCATAACGTTCTAAATCTGCTAAATGCATATTGGCTTTTGAAATTTCAATATAATAGCCAAAAATACGGTTATAGCCAATTTTCAATGACTTGATGCCCGTTAATTTGCGTTCTCTTTGCTCCAATTCAGCAATCCAGTCTTTACCGTTACGAGAAGCATCTCGAAATTCATCCAATCGCTCATGAAAACCGTCACGAATCACTCCACCTTCTTTTGAAGACAACGGAGGATTTTCACTAATCGCTTGCAGTAATTCACAAACTTCAATACAACGATCTAGTTTCTCGCCAAATTCCAATAAAGCTGGATCTCCCGACTTCTCTAACTCTTCGATTAACATAGGTACTTTCTCTAGAGAACTGCGAAGCTGTGCTAAATCTCTTCCACTAGCACTCCCAAAGGCGATTCGCCCAGATAAACGTTCTAGGTCATAAACTTCTTTCAACAAGCCTTGAAGCTCTACACGCACGAAATAGTGCTCGATCAATGCCGTTACCATTTGTTGGCGTTCTTCAATCATTCGTTTGTTGGCTAACGGTTGATGCAACCACTGCTTTAATTTCCGGCTCCCCATCGCTGTCATTGTTTCATCCAACAGCCACAGTAACGTTCCTTTTGTTTCATTGCCCCGAATCGATTGCAGCAATTCCAAATTTCGTTTGGAATGAAAATCAATGCTCAACAATTGATTGTTTTCTTTATAAGCAAAAGCTTGGATGTGGTCTAACGATTGTTTTTGCGTACGAGCAATATACGTCATTAATCGGTGACAACTTGTTTGTAAATCTTCTGGACAATCTATAGTCAACGATGCATTCATCTGATACGCATCTTCCATCGTCTCAATCGACAAAACTAAATCTTGTTCTTCTTCTGTTAACAAGACAAACAATTGCTCGGAAACGACTAGTTCACGAATGCTTAAAGAACGCAGCTCCTGAAGCAATGCTTTTTCCGTTCCCATTATGTACGTCGCTGTCGATTCACCTGTACTAATATCCACATACGACAAAGCAAAACCGTCTGTTAATTCATCGGCAGCAGCTAAAAAGACATTAGATTTAGAATCCACACTTTTTCCTTCTGTATGTGTACCAGGCGTGATTAAACGGACGACCTCACGCTTCACAACGCCTTTAGTCGTTTTTGGGTCTTCTACTTGTTCACATATGGCCACTTTATGACCTTTTAAAATTAACTGATCAATATAGTTTTTGGCCGCATGGTGAGGCACGCCACACATCGGAATCCGGTCATCGCCATTTCCTCCACGTGCAGTTAACGTAATTTCGAGTAGTTGAGATGCCTTAATCGCATCATCATAAAACAATTCATAAAAATCGCCTAAACGGAAAAACAAAAATGCATCTAAGTATTCGGATTTCACTTGAAAATATTGTTGCATCATTGGTGTCGGTGCCATTTAAAAAACCTCTTTCAAATCGATTCGTCGTTTCTCCATTATACCAAATATAAAGGCGGAAAAGAAAAAACTGAAAGAGCTTTGGCTCTTTCAGTTTTTTCTGTTTAAATGCGTTTCTATTCACGCATGTATTTCGTTATAACGACCAGATTGTCTTATGCCGTCGAGGCTTAACGGTCGTTTACGCTTTTCTAGTTACCCGCAGCTTCCTGGT includes:
- a CDS encoding trimeric intracellular cation channel family protein, with the protein product MAWEVLSAIGTIAFAVSGAIIAMEEEYDIFGVYLLGVVTAFGGGAIRNLLIGVPVSALWEQEFMFQLAFVSITIVFLFPHKLLGHWNRWGYFFDAIGLSAFAVQGAIYAVELELPLFAVIVAAVLTGSGGGIIRDMLAGRKPLVLKSEIYAVWAALAGLFISFDSANTDLMLYSLFVFITILRILSYTFKWRLPARKIHMT
- a CDS encoding rhodanese-like domain-containing protein, encoding MKTITTDELQKRVESGEDLNIIDVREDDEVATGMIPGAKHIPLGEMEERVGELDAQKEYYMICRSGRRSEMAGGILETNNIDATNVEGGMLAWNGETIA
- the hfq gene encoding RNA chaperone Hfq, with protein sequence MKPINIQDVYLNQLRKNNIYVTVFLLNGFQLKGIIKSYDNFTVLVETDGKQQLIYKHAISTFSPAKAVAIEHEE
- the miaA gene encoding tRNA (adenosine(37)-N6)-dimethylallyltransferase MiaA, whose product is MIDVLAVVGPTASGKTALSLELAKHLNGEIINGDSMQIYRDMTIGTAKILPEEMNGIPHHLIDIKEPDEGFSVAEYQQLVREKIAEIQSRGKLPIIVGGSGLYVQAVLFDYRFSKDAVDQELRDRLNKELEQFGPEWMHEKLLKLDSQSDIHPNNTRRVLRAIEILMSDQQKEDRNLALSPMYNEVIIGLDIPRSVLYERINQRVDMMLDRGLVEEVEALRQRGVRDVQSIQAIGYKEIYHYLDGQWSLELAVEKLKQNSRKYAKRQFTYFKNKLPIFWIDALEMPEKNLQEIIAFMQENDRDCRIDKLTAKDMPTEK
- a CDS encoding alpha/beta hydrolase; the protein is MQVTKNYMRVSDGHELYVECYEPTSPIGHVHIIHGMAEHIGRYKEFAEYLASRGFIVSAHDQRGHGKTVERNGIQGYFADYNGFERVVEDAHSVIQEVQLATGELPLVLFGHSMGSFVTRRYIQLYSDTVHRVVLSATGGDPGVSGKLGKVIAAASAKMYGKQEQSEALGKLTFGSFNKPFEHEESAYAWLSRDKEMVTKYEADPLCGFESTNQFYQDLFSGITTVNNPEKVAHVRKDLPILLISGAVDPVGDNGKGVFEAAKQFSDAGVSLVKVYLVEGARHELLNELGRHDTYRVIGDWMCGND
- the mutL gene encoding DNA mismatch repair endonuclease MutL produces the protein MGIIRLMDEPLSNKIAAGEVVERPTSVVKELVENAIDAGSTAIEVLLIEAGLTSIQIIDNGAGMDADDALLSFSRHATSKIANEHDLFRIRTLGFRGEALASIASVSKVTLHTSNGESGTFVQMEGGRLTEHRAGSLRKGTDIKIDQLFFNTPARLKYMKTLQTELGHSIDLLNRFALSYPGIAFKLVHDGRIILQTSGSGEIKRVLADIYGVAIAKKMIPFEGLSHDYKISGYASLPEITRANKNYISLFVNGRWVKHYAIANTVHKAYHTFLPLERQPIVVMNIEGDPYLTDVNVHPAKQQIRLSKEKELMELIHETLRGTISTVVRAPVIDKPKPVKQAPTKQLDLWKSSFTVQEPKEVPVQEYSEQPVEQVKIAVPQEERIQPDFSPVEEPPPVQGYEEEQQEQSPQFPELEVVGQIHGTYIVAQSNDGFYLIDQHAAQERIKYEYFREKVGDIDSNERQALLLPLTFHYSRDEALRLKDHLSVLTDSGVFLEEFGDTSFIVREYPTWFPKGFEQEVIEDLIEQVLAERKVDVKKLREDAAIMMSCKRSIKANHFLRKHEMERLLADLKKAEQPFTCPHGRPVIIHFKTYDVEKMFKRVMN
- the mutS gene encoding DNA mismatch repair protein MutS encodes the protein MAPTPMMQQYFQVKSEYLDAFLFFRLGDFYELFYDDAIKASQLLEITLTARGGNGDDRIPMCGVPHHAAKNYIDQLILKGHKVAICEQVEDPKTTKGVVKREVVRLITPGTHTEGKSVDSKSNVFLAAADELTDGFALSYVDISTGESTATYIMGTEKALLQELRSLSIRELVVSEQLFVLLTEEEQDLVLSIETMEDAYQMNASLTIDCPEDLQTSCHRLMTYIARTQKQSLDHIQAFAYKENNQLLSIDFHSKRNLELLQSIRGNETKGTLLWLLDETMTAMGSRKLKQWLHQPLANKRMIEERQQMVTALIEHYFVRVELQGLLKEVYDLERLSGRIAFGSASGRDLAQLRSSLEKVPMLIEELEKSGDPALLEFGEKLDRCIEVCELLQAISENPPLSSKEGGVIRDGFHERLDEFRDASRNGKDWIAELEQRERKLTGIKSLKIGYNRIFGYYIEISKANMHLADLERYDRKQTLANAERYTTPELKEKEALILTAEEESLALEYELFVAIRDEVKQYISRIQRLASSLSGLDVFLSFANVAEKYRFVKPDFNDSNEISIIEGRHPVVEKMLNKQHYVPNDCVLAENQNMLLITGPNMSGKSTYMRQVALTIVLAQIGSYVPAESANLPIVDQIFTRIGAADDLVSGQSTFMVEMLESQYAITHATKNSLLLFDEIGRGTSTYDGMALAQSMIEYIHREIGANTLFSTHYHELTTLENSLEKLHNVHVAAMEQSGKVVFLHKVKKGPADKSYGIHVAELANLPEPILARARELLKTFEQDKKQQPKTIEQLSFFDEADTEKDEILQTIKDVQVSAMTPLQALQMIHDLQEKLNQ